Proteins from one Terriglobales bacterium genomic window:
- a CDS encoding Crp/Fnr family transcriptional regulator, which produces MQTSQLQMVDQCRTCRLRGSGFFCDLSPACVAAFEAIKITIPYYAGALLFAQGEKPRGVYVLCQGRVKLTIGSGDRVLVAAMCLPGQILGLPSCISNHPYAFTAEVMEPCQVNFARREDFMRFLEHQPEASARAAQRVGENLHDVLNLIHTIGLAHSATERLARFFLLLSSHGDTQDRRMRLRLAFTQRELAQTIGATRETACRVLNIFKRMKVVTLEGSTVVIRDRAALRELARVDTIQG; this is translated from the coding sequence ATGCAGACAAGCCAACTGCAGATGGTGGACCAGTGCCGCACGTGCAGGCTGCGCGGCAGCGGGTTCTTCTGCGACCTGTCACCGGCCTGCGTGGCCGCCTTCGAGGCCATCAAGATCACGATCCCCTATTACGCGGGGGCGCTCCTCTTCGCCCAAGGCGAAAAGCCCCGGGGCGTGTATGTGCTGTGTCAGGGGCGAGTGAAGCTGACCATCGGATCCGGCGACCGGGTGCTGGTCGCCGCCATGTGCCTGCCCGGGCAGATCCTCGGGCTTCCTTCCTGCATCTCGAACCATCCCTATGCGTTCACCGCGGAAGTGATGGAGCCGTGCCAGGTGAACTTCGCCCGCCGTGAAGACTTCATGCGCTTCCTGGAACACCAGCCGGAGGCGAGTGCCCGCGCCGCGCAACGGGTGGGTGAGAACCTCCACGACGTGCTGAACCTGATCCACACCATCGGATTGGCGCACTCGGCCACCGAGCGCCTGGCCCGGTTCTTTCTGCTCCTGTCCAGCCATGGCGACACCCAGGACCGGAGGATGCGGCTGCGCCTGGCCTTCACCCAGCGGGAGCTGGCCCAGACCATCGGAGCGACCCGCGAGACCGCCTGCCGGGTGCTGAACATCTTCAAGAGGATGAAGGTCGTGACCCTGGAGGGCTCCACCGTCGTGATCCGGGACCGGGCTGCGCTCCGTGAATTAGCGCGCGTCGACACCATCCAGGGCTGA